The following coding sequences lie in one Mercenaria mercenaria strain notata chromosome 5, MADL_Memer_1, whole genome shotgun sequence genomic window:
- the LOC123556549 gene encoding glycine receptor subunit alpha-2-like isoform X2 yields the protein MKRSLLIHTVLFLGQYGWICAQSPTKTTLPVAGGARQRTLDDLLANYDPRIPPNYEEDFPVTVLVQLHITNIDSISESNMDYTIGMFLRQTWNDSRLAYKKIPKLRSLELDSRLMDNIWVPDLFIANEKDARFHLVTVPNKLMHIYPEGRVQYSLRISATLQCSMDLRKYPLDSQICYVMMESYGYSTEVLEFRWNPQPVSRDSRLQLAQFDFGDMRTYQCDKQYVALNYTCITLDFELRRSFGYYITQIYIPSILIVCLSWVSFWLDMDAVPARISLGLLTVLTMTTQSAGARSSLPKVSYVKGIDVWMATCLLFVFAALIEFAYVNVHSRVEKRRRQSCVGTHKIINGNDPDTEVDYEKRRQSRFRMFMPSREKARTCDRISRIAFPSVFFVFNVIYWCTYAIWKPENTTFS from the exons ATGAAGAGGTCATTACTTATTCACACTGTTTTATTCCTCGGACAGTATGGATGGATATGCGCTCAAAGTCCTACGAAAACAACATTACCTGTTGCAGGCGGTGCCAG ACAACGAACTCTCGATGATTTACTTGCAAACTACGACCCAAGGATACCTCCAAACTACGAAGAAg attttcCCGTTACAGTTCTTGTACAGCTCCATATAACAAATATAGACAGTATCAGCGAATCTAATATG GACTATACCATTGGGATGTTTCTGCGACAAACGTGGAACGACAGCAGACTCGCCTATAAGAAAATCCCTAAACTGAGGTCCTTGGAACTTGATTCACGTCTAATGGACAACATCTGGGTTCCTGACTTATTCATTGCCAATGAAAAAGATGCCCGGTTTCATTTAGTTACAGTGCCAAATAAACTTATGCATATTTATCCAGAAGGACGGGTACAATACAGTTTAAG AATATCTGCGACATTACAGTGCAGTATGGATCTGAGAAAATATCCGCTGGACTCACAGATATGTTATGTAATGATGGAAAGCT ACGGTTACAGTACTGAGGTTCTTGAATTTCGCTGGAATCCACAACCTGTGTCTAGAGATTCTAGGCTGCAGTTAGCCCAGTTTGATTTCGGAGACATGCGAACTTATCAGTGTGATAAACAATACGTAGCAT TAAATTACACCTGCATCACCTTGGACTTTGAGCTGAGGAGAAGTTTTGGTTACTATATAACACAGATATACATACCAAGCATACTGATTGTTTGCCTTTCATGGGTTTCGTTCTGGTTAGACATGGACGCTGTACCGGCCAGAATATCTCTGGGATTATTAACAGTACTTACAATGACCACACAAAGTGCAGGAGCACGCTCGTCCCTTCCGAAAGTTTCATATGTTAAAG GAATCGACGTCTGGATGGCAACATGTTTGCTGTTTGTATTCGCCGCACTGATAGAATTTGCATATGTTAATGTGCATTCACGTGTAGAAAAGCGCCGTCGCCAGAGCTGCGTGGGGACTCATAAAATTATTAATGGAAATGATCCGGACACAGAG gttgattacGAAAAGAGACGCCAATCAAGGTTCCGAATGTTTATGCCAAGCAGAGAAAAAGCCAGGACATGTGATCGCATATCAAGAATTGCTTTTCCTAGTGTTTTCTTTGTGTTTAATGTAATCTATTGGTGTACTTATGCAATATGGAAACCTGAAAATACTACGTTTTCTTGA
- the LOC123556549 gene encoding glycine receptor subunit alpha-2-like isoform X3, translated as MDGYALKVLRKQHYLLQAVPGLSTTLFLNLTDNELSMIYLQTTTQGYLQTTKKDYTIGMFLRQTWNDSRLAYKKIPKLRSLELDSRLMDNIWVPDLFIANEKDARFHLVTVPNKLMHIYPEGRVQYSLRISATLQCSMDLRKYPLDSQICYVMMESYGYSTEVLEFRWNPQPVSRDSRLQLAQFDFGDMRTYQCDKQYVALNYTCITLDFELRRSFGYYITQIYIPSILIVCLSWVSFWLDMDAVPARISLGLLTVLTMTTQSAGARSSLPKVSYVKGIDVWMATCLLFVFAALIEFAYVNVHSRVEKRRRQSCVGTHKIINGNDPDTEVDYEKRRQSRFRMFMPSREKARTCDRISRIAFPSVFFVFNVIYWCTYAIWKPENTTFS; from the exons ATGGATGGATATGCGCTCAAAGTCCTACGAAAACAACATTACCTGTTGCAGGCGGTGCCAGGTCTCAGTACCACACTATTTCTAAATCTGACAG ACAACGAACTCTCGATGATTTACTTGCAAACTACGACCCAAGGATACCTCCAAACTACGAAGAAg GACTATACCATTGGGATGTTTCTGCGACAAACGTGGAACGACAGCAGACTCGCCTATAAGAAAATCCCTAAACTGAGGTCCTTGGAACTTGATTCACGTCTAATGGACAACATCTGGGTTCCTGACTTATTCATTGCCAATGAAAAAGATGCCCGGTTTCATTTAGTTACAGTGCCAAATAAACTTATGCATATTTATCCAGAAGGACGGGTACAATACAGTTTAAG AATATCTGCGACATTACAGTGCAGTATGGATCTGAGAAAATATCCGCTGGACTCACAGATATGTTATGTAATGATGGAAAGCT ACGGTTACAGTACTGAGGTTCTTGAATTTCGCTGGAATCCACAACCTGTGTCTAGAGATTCTAGGCTGCAGTTAGCCCAGTTTGATTTCGGAGACATGCGAACTTATCAGTGTGATAAACAATACGTAGCAT TAAATTACACCTGCATCACCTTGGACTTTGAGCTGAGGAGAAGTTTTGGTTACTATATAACACAGATATACATACCAAGCATACTGATTGTTTGCCTTTCATGGGTTTCGTTCTGGTTAGACATGGACGCTGTACCGGCCAGAATATCTCTGGGATTATTAACAGTACTTACAATGACCACACAAAGTGCAGGAGCACGCTCGTCCCTTCCGAAAGTTTCATATGTTAAAG GAATCGACGTCTGGATGGCAACATGTTTGCTGTTTGTATTCGCCGCACTGATAGAATTTGCATATGTTAATGTGCATTCACGTGTAGAAAAGCGCCGTCGCCAGAGCTGCGTGGGGACTCATAAAATTATTAATGGAAATGATCCGGACACAGAG gttgattacGAAAAGAGACGCCAATCAAGGTTCCGAATGTTTATGCCAAGCAGAGAAAAAGCCAGGACATGTGATCGCATATCAAGAATTGCTTTTCCTAGTGTTTTCTTTGTGTTTAATGTAATCTATTGGTGTACTTATGCAATATGGAAACCTGAAAATACTACGTTTTCTTGA
- the LOC123556549 gene encoding glycine receptor subunit alpha-2-like isoform X4, whose amino-acid sequence MDGYALKVLRKQHYLLQAVPDNELSMIYLQTTTQGYLQTTKKDYTIGMFLRQTWNDSRLAYKKIPKLRSLELDSRLMDNIWVPDLFIANEKDARFHLVTVPNKLMHIYPEGRVQYSLRISATLQCSMDLRKYPLDSQICYVMMESYGYSTEVLEFRWNPQPVSRDSRLQLAQFDFGDMRTYQCDKQYVALNYTCITLDFELRRSFGYYITQIYIPSILIVCLSWVSFWLDMDAVPARISLGLLTVLTMTTQSAGARSSLPKVSYVKGIDVWMATCLLFVFAALIEFAYVNVHSRVEKRRRQSCVGTHKIINGNDPDTEVDYEKRRQSRFRMFMPSREKARTCDRISRIAFPSVFFVFNVIYWCTYAIWKPENTTFS is encoded by the exons ATGGATGGATATGCGCTCAAAGTCCTACGAAAACAACATTACCTGTTGCAGGCGGTGCCAG ACAACGAACTCTCGATGATTTACTTGCAAACTACGACCCAAGGATACCTCCAAACTACGAAGAAg GACTATACCATTGGGATGTTTCTGCGACAAACGTGGAACGACAGCAGACTCGCCTATAAGAAAATCCCTAAACTGAGGTCCTTGGAACTTGATTCACGTCTAATGGACAACATCTGGGTTCCTGACTTATTCATTGCCAATGAAAAAGATGCCCGGTTTCATTTAGTTACAGTGCCAAATAAACTTATGCATATTTATCCAGAAGGACGGGTACAATACAGTTTAAG AATATCTGCGACATTACAGTGCAGTATGGATCTGAGAAAATATCCGCTGGACTCACAGATATGTTATGTAATGATGGAAAGCT ACGGTTACAGTACTGAGGTTCTTGAATTTCGCTGGAATCCACAACCTGTGTCTAGAGATTCTAGGCTGCAGTTAGCCCAGTTTGATTTCGGAGACATGCGAACTTATCAGTGTGATAAACAATACGTAGCAT TAAATTACACCTGCATCACCTTGGACTTTGAGCTGAGGAGAAGTTTTGGTTACTATATAACACAGATATACATACCAAGCATACTGATTGTTTGCCTTTCATGGGTTTCGTTCTGGTTAGACATGGACGCTGTACCGGCCAGAATATCTCTGGGATTATTAACAGTACTTACAATGACCACACAAAGTGCAGGAGCACGCTCGTCCCTTCCGAAAGTTTCATATGTTAAAG GAATCGACGTCTGGATGGCAACATGTTTGCTGTTTGTATTCGCCGCACTGATAGAATTTGCATATGTTAATGTGCATTCACGTGTAGAAAAGCGCCGTCGCCAGAGCTGCGTGGGGACTCATAAAATTATTAATGGAAATGATCCGGACACAGAG gttgattacGAAAAGAGACGCCAATCAAGGTTCCGAATGTTTATGCCAAGCAGAGAAAAAGCCAGGACATGTGATCGCATATCAAGAATTGCTTTTCCTAGTGTTTTCTTTGTGTTTAATGTAATCTATTGGTGTACTTATGCAATATGGAAACCTGAAAATACTACGTTTTCTTGA
- the LOC123556549 gene encoding glycine receptor subunit alpha-3-like isoform X1, with amino-acid sequence MKRSLLIHTVLFLGQYGWICAQSPTKTTLPVAGGARSQYHTISKSDRQRTLDDLLANYDPRIPPNYEEDFPVTVLVQLHITNIDSISESNMDYTIGMFLRQTWNDSRLAYKKIPKLRSLELDSRLMDNIWVPDLFIANEKDARFHLVTVPNKLMHIYPEGRVQYSLRISATLQCSMDLRKYPLDSQICYVMMESYGYSTEVLEFRWNPQPVSRDSRLQLAQFDFGDMRTYQCDKQYVALNYTCITLDFELRRSFGYYITQIYIPSILIVCLSWVSFWLDMDAVPARISLGLLTVLTMTTQSAGARSSLPKVSYVKGIDVWMATCLLFVFAALIEFAYVNVHSRVEKRRRQSCVGTHKIINGNDPDTEVDYEKRRQSRFRMFMPSREKARTCDRISRIAFPSVFFVFNVIYWCTYAIWKPENTTFS; translated from the exons ATGAAGAGGTCATTACTTATTCACACTGTTTTATTCCTCGGACAGTATGGATGGATATGCGCTCAAAGTCCTACGAAAACAACATTACCTGTTGCAGGCGGTGCCAGGTCTCAGTACCACACTATTTCTAAATCTGACAG ACAACGAACTCTCGATGATTTACTTGCAAACTACGACCCAAGGATACCTCCAAACTACGAAGAAg attttcCCGTTACAGTTCTTGTACAGCTCCATATAACAAATATAGACAGTATCAGCGAATCTAATATG GACTATACCATTGGGATGTTTCTGCGACAAACGTGGAACGACAGCAGACTCGCCTATAAGAAAATCCCTAAACTGAGGTCCTTGGAACTTGATTCACGTCTAATGGACAACATCTGGGTTCCTGACTTATTCATTGCCAATGAAAAAGATGCCCGGTTTCATTTAGTTACAGTGCCAAATAAACTTATGCATATTTATCCAGAAGGACGGGTACAATACAGTTTAAG AATATCTGCGACATTACAGTGCAGTATGGATCTGAGAAAATATCCGCTGGACTCACAGATATGTTATGTAATGATGGAAAGCT ACGGTTACAGTACTGAGGTTCTTGAATTTCGCTGGAATCCACAACCTGTGTCTAGAGATTCTAGGCTGCAGTTAGCCCAGTTTGATTTCGGAGACATGCGAACTTATCAGTGTGATAAACAATACGTAGCAT TAAATTACACCTGCATCACCTTGGACTTTGAGCTGAGGAGAAGTTTTGGTTACTATATAACACAGATATACATACCAAGCATACTGATTGTTTGCCTTTCATGGGTTTCGTTCTGGTTAGACATGGACGCTGTACCGGCCAGAATATCTCTGGGATTATTAACAGTACTTACAATGACCACACAAAGTGCAGGAGCACGCTCGTCCCTTCCGAAAGTTTCATATGTTAAAG GAATCGACGTCTGGATGGCAACATGTTTGCTGTTTGTATTCGCCGCACTGATAGAATTTGCATATGTTAATGTGCATTCACGTGTAGAAAAGCGCCGTCGCCAGAGCTGCGTGGGGACTCATAAAATTATTAATGGAAATGATCCGGACACAGAG gttgattacGAAAAGAGACGCCAATCAAGGTTCCGAATGTTTATGCCAAGCAGAGAAAAAGCCAGGACATGTGATCGCATATCAAGAATTGCTTTTCCTAGTGTTTTCTTTGTGTTTAATGTAATCTATTGGTGTACTTATGCAATATGGAAACCTGAAAATACTACGTTTTCTTGA